A DNA window from Pseudomonas resinovorans NBRC 106553 contains the following coding sequences:
- a CDS encoding electron transfer flavoprotein subunit beta/FixA family protein has protein sequence MKVLVAVKRVVDFNVKVRVKADQSGVDLANVKMALNPFCEIAVEEAVRLKEQGIATEVVVVTVGTSGAQEQLRTALALGADRAILVESFEELNSLAVAKLLKAVVDKEQPQLVILGKQAIDSDNNQTGQMLGALTGYAQGTFASKVEVAGDKVNVTREIDGGLQTVALNLPAIVTTDLRLNEPRYASLPNIMKAKKKPLDVVTPDALGVSTASTVKTLKVEAPAARQAGIKVKSVAELVEKLKNEAKVI, from the coding sequence ATGAAAGTACTGGTCGCGGTAAAACGCGTGGTCGATTTCAACGTCAAGGTCCGCGTCAAGGCGGACCAATCCGGCGTCGATCTCGCCAACGTGAAAATGGCCCTGAACCCCTTCTGCGAGATTGCCGTGGAAGAGGCCGTGCGCCTTAAGGAACAAGGCATCGCCACGGAAGTGGTGGTGGTGACCGTGGGAACCAGCGGTGCTCAGGAGCAGCTGCGCACTGCCCTGGCCCTGGGCGCTGATCGCGCCATCCTGGTCGAGTCCTTTGAGGAGCTGAACTCCCTGGCCGTAGCCAAGCTGCTGAAGGCTGTGGTCGACAAGGAGCAGCCGCAACTGGTCATCCTCGGCAAGCAGGCCATCGATAGCGACAACAACCAGACCGGCCAGATGCTGGGCGCCCTGACCGGCTACGCCCAAGGCACCTTCGCCTCCAAGGTCGAGGTTGCTGGCGACAAGGTCAACGTCACCCGCGAGATCGACGGCGGTCTGCAGACCGTCGCGCTGAATCTGCCGGCGATCGTCACCACCGACCTGCGCCTGAACGAGCCGCGCTACGCGTCGCTGCCGAACATCATGAAAGCCAAGAAGAAGCCGCTGGACGTAGTTACCCCGGACGCCCTGGGTGTTTCCACCGCTTCCACCGTCAAGACCCTGAAAGTCGAAGCACCGGCCGCCCGCCAGGCTGGTATCAAGGTCAAGTCCGTGGCTGAACTGGTCGAAAAACTGAAGAACGAGGCGAAGGTAATCTGA
- the acnB gene encoding bifunctional aconitate hydratase 2/2-methylisocitrate dehydratase → MLEAYVQHVKERAEEGLPPLALDAAQTAELVELLKNPPAFEEAFLFDLIANRVPPGVDEAAYIKASFLSAIARGESSSPIIGKQRAVELLGTMQGGYNIATLVELLDDAALATVAAEQLKHTLLMFDSFHDVAERAKKGNACAQAVLKSWAEGEWFQAKPAVAEKVTLTVFKVPGETNTDDLSPAPDAWSRPDIPLHALAMLKMARDGIEPEQPGSIGPLKQIEAVKAKGFPVAYVGDVVGTGSSRKSATNSVLWFFGDDIPFVPNKRAGGFCFGNKIAPIFYNTMEDAGALPIEFDVANLEMGDLIDVYPYAGKVCKYGTEELLASFELKSPVLLDEVRAGGRIPLIIGRGLTEKARAELGLGSTDLFKMPESPVDSGKGFTLAQKMVGRACGLPEGQGVRPGTYCEPKMTTVGSQDTTGPMTRDELKDLACLGFSADLVMQSFCHTAAYPKPVDVRTHHSLPDFMRNRGGVSLKVGDGIIHSWLNRMLLPDTVGTGGDSHTRFPIGISFPAGSGLVAFAAATGVMPLDMPESVLVRFKGKMQPGITLRDLVHAIPYYAIQAGLLTVEKKGKKNIFSGRILEIEGLNDLTVEQAFELSDASAERSAAGCTIKLPESAIAEYLQSNITLLRWMIGEGYGDARTLERRAQAMEAWLAKPELLQGDADAEYAAVIEIDLADVKEPVLCAPNDPDDARLLSTVAGDKIDEVFIGSCMTNIGHFRAAGKLLDKVKGGIPTRLWLAPPTKMDQHQLTEEGYYGIYGKAGARMEMPGCSLCMGNQARVQTGATVVSTSTRNFPNRLGDATNVYLASAELAAVASIMGKLPTVEEYMEYAKNIDSMAADIYRYLSFDQIAEYKEAAANRRIPAVEMV, encoded by the coding sequence GTGCTTGAAGCCTATGTCCAACACGTGAAGGAACGTGCCGAGGAAGGGCTGCCGCCCCTTGCACTTGATGCCGCGCAAACCGCAGAGCTGGTGGAACTGTTGAAAAATCCGCCAGCCTTCGAGGAAGCCTTTCTCTTTGACTTGATCGCCAACCGCGTGCCCCCGGGCGTCGACGAGGCCGCCTATATAAAGGCAAGCTTTCTTTCCGCCATAGCCCGCGGCGAATCCAGCTCTCCTATCATCGGTAAACAACGAGCCGTAGAACTGCTGGGCACCATGCAGGGCGGCTACAACATCGCCACCTTGGTCGAGCTGCTGGACGATGCCGCACTGGCCACCGTCGCCGCTGAGCAACTGAAGCACACCCTGCTGATGTTCGACTCCTTCCACGACGTCGCCGAGCGCGCCAAGAAGGGCAACGCTTGCGCCCAGGCCGTGCTGAAGTCCTGGGCCGAAGGCGAGTGGTTCCAGGCCAAGCCGGCCGTCGCCGAGAAAGTCACCCTGACCGTATTCAAGGTCCCCGGCGAAACCAACACCGACGACCTGTCCCCCGCTCCGGACGCCTGGTCGCGCCCGGATATCCCGCTGCACGCCCTGGCCATGCTGAAAATGGCCCGTGACGGCATCGAGCCGGAACAACCCGGTTCCATCGGCCCGCTGAAGCAGATCGAAGCCGTCAAGGCCAAGGGCTTCCCGGTTGCCTACGTCGGTGACGTGGTCGGTACCGGTTCCTCCCGCAAGTCCGCCACCAACTCCGTGCTGTGGTTCTTCGGCGACGACATCCCCTTCGTGCCGAACAAGCGCGCCGGTGGTTTCTGCTTCGGCAATAAGATCGCGCCGATCTTCTATAACACCATGGAAGACGCCGGCGCCCTGCCCATCGAGTTCGATGTCGCCAACCTGGAAATGGGCGATCTGATAGACGTCTATCCCTATGCCGGGAAAGTCTGCAAATACGGCACTGAGGAGCTGCTGGCCAGTTTCGAGCTGAAATCCCCGGTGCTGCTCGACGAGGTCCGCGCCGGCGGTCGTATCCCGCTGATCATCGGCCGTGGCCTGACCGAGAAAGCCCGTGCTGAACTGGGCCTGGGTTCTACCGACCTGTTCAAGATGCCGGAATCCCCGGTCGACAGCGGCAAGGGCTTCACCCTGGCGCAGAAGATGGTCGGCCGTGCCTGCGGTCTGCCGGAAGGCCAGGGCGTACGTCCGGGCACCTACTGCGAGCCGAAGATGACCACCGTCGGTTCCCAGGACACCACTGGCCCGATGACCCGCGACGAGCTGAAAGACCTCGCCTGCCTCGGCTTCTCGGCCGACCTGGTGATGCAGTCCTTCTGCCACACCGCCGCCTACCCCAAGCCGGTGGACGTGCGCACCCACCACAGCCTGCCGGACTTCATGCGTAATCGCGGCGGCGTCTCGCTCAAGGTAGGCGACGGCATCATCCACAGCTGGCTGAACCGCATGCTGCTGCCTGACACCGTCGGCACCGGTGGCGACTCCCACACCCGCTTCCCGATCGGCATTTCCTTCCCGGCCGGTTCCGGCCTGGTAGCCTTCGCCGCCGCCACCGGCGTCATGCCGCTGGACATGCCGGAATCCGTTCTGGTGCGCTTCAAGGGCAAGATGCAGCCCGGTATCACCCTGCGTGACCTGGTGCATGCCATCCCCTACTACGCCATCCAGGCTGGCCTGCTGACCGTCGAGAAGAAGGGCAAGAAGAACATCTTCTCCGGCCGCATCCTCGAGATCGAAGGTCTGAACGACCTGACCGTCGAGCAAGCCTTCGAGCTGTCCGACGCCTCGGCCGAGCGTTCCGCCGCTGGCTGCACCATCAAGCTGCCGGAGTCGGCCATCGCCGAATACCTGCAGTCCAACATCACCCTGCTGCGCTGGATGATCGGTGAAGGCTACGGCGACGCCCGTACCCTGGAGCGCCGCGCCCAGGCGATGGAAGCCTGGCTGGCCAAGCCGGAGCTGCTGCAAGGTGATGCCGACGCCGAATACGCCGCCGTCATCGAAATCGACCTGGCCGACGTGAAAGAGCCCGTGCTCTGCGCGCCGAACGACCCGGACGATGCCCGCCTGCTGTCCACCGTGGCCGGCGACAAGATCGACGAAGTGTTCATCGGCTCCTGCATGACCAACATTGGTCACTTCCGCGCCGCCGGCAAGCTGCTGGACAAGGTCAAGGGCGGTATCCCGACCCGTCTGTGGCTGGCTCCGCCGACCAAGATGGACCAGCACCAGCTGACCGAAGAAGGCTACTACGGCATCTACGGCAAGGCCGGCGCTCGCATGGAAATGCCGGGCTGCTCCCTGTGCATGGGTAACCAGGCCCGCGTACAAACCGGCGCCACCGTGGTCTCCACCTCCACCCGTAACTTCCCGAACCGCCTGGGCGACGCCACCAACGTCTACCTGGCCTCCGCCGAACTGGCGGCCGTTGCCTCCATCATGGGCAAACTGCCGACCGTCGAGGAGTACATGGAATACGCGAAGAACATCGACAGCATGGCTGCCGATATCTACCGCTACCTATCCTTCGACCAGATAGCCGAGTACAAGGAGGCCGCGGCAAACCGCCGGATCCCTGCCGTCGAGATGGTTTGA
- a CDS encoding TauD/TfdA family dioxygenase has protein sequence MKISSLAGGIGVQCSELDLTHPIPTHVAQQLQKAWIDSGIVVFKSMGKSPEQQLSLSRCFGELDVHPVKNLVTESQYPELMVLDSDAQARLSVYYRESAPDRPFVGFIPWHSDLIFTNRPNHGAMLRAVETPQHGGETAWIDTIAAYSALPEAMKQRIEHLEVEYRFCTSLLDAPYGRDSQLRMQVKGDRNFPAFPPVAHPLVWRHPVSGRKVLNLSPLHLQRVVDMDTSESHALLEELVAHVTSRTFCYVHRWEPDDMVLWDNWRTLHSALGYPLGDRRLVHRTTIGGDTQMGRALETDQVA, from the coding sequence ATGAAAATATCCAGCCTGGCCGGCGGTATTGGAGTGCAATGCAGTGAACTCGACCTGACTCACCCCATTCCGACGCACGTCGCGCAACAACTTCAAAAAGCCTGGATCGACTCCGGCATAGTTGTTTTCAAGAGCATGGGCAAAAGTCCGGAGCAGCAACTCAGCCTCAGTCGCTGCTTCGGTGAACTGGACGTGCACCCAGTCAAGAATCTGGTGACCGAAAGCCAATATCCGGAGCTGATGGTGCTCGATAGCGACGCCCAAGCCAGGCTCAGTGTGTACTACCGTGAATCGGCGCCGGACAGGCCCTTCGTCGGCTTCATCCCCTGGCATTCCGACCTGATATTCACCAACCGCCCCAACCACGGCGCCATGCTGCGTGCCGTGGAAACTCCACAGCATGGAGGAGAAACTGCCTGGATCGATACCATCGCCGCCTACTCAGCACTGCCGGAGGCGATGAAACAGCGCATCGAGCACCTGGAAGTGGAATACCGCTTCTGCACATCGCTGCTCGATGCGCCCTACGGACGAGACTCGCAGCTGCGCATGCAGGTCAAGGGCGACAGAAACTTCCCCGCCTTCCCACCAGTGGCTCACCCTCTGGTATGGCGTCACCCAGTTAGTGGTCGCAAGGTACTGAACCTAAGCCCACTGCACCTGCAAAGGGTGGTCGACATGGACACCTCGGAAAGTCACGCTCTGCTCGAAGAACTAGTCGCCCACGTTACCAGCCGGACCTTCTGCTACGTACACCGCTGGGAGCCGGACGATATGGTGCTGTGGGACAACTGGCGTACCTTGCACTCTGCGCTTGGTTATCCCTTGGGTGACCGGCGCCTGGTACACCGCACCACTATTGGCGGCGACACGCAGATGGGCCGAGCGCTGGAAACCGATCAAGTCGCCTGA
- a CDS encoding SIR2 family protein, translated as MRFYPDGPSIPDILLERCDAGRVVFLCGAGVSLPSGMPTFVGLTRYVIEFFDPPADSEIMTAFRPWLDSQSAANVPLDQIFNLLHLEYGKDEVNALVTERLSAPLRTNDFGREHALIKRISSSQNGVPQIVTTNFDRLFEAGQGGEHLVRHVPPAFPDLNFGSKIEGITYLHGRLVEATSDSHPYVLSSADFGRAYLSEGWATNFIRHLLERYTVVLVGYQAEDPPIKYLLQGLNHDGQYDRSRLYAFDRGLPEEIEAKWRDRGVTAIAYSDHPDLWRSMEAWADRADDPRRWRASIIAKSQQDPKVLGPHERGQVGHVLRTVQGARLFAEADPLAHPEWVCVLDARVRSAKQSRGYGDDAEVFDPAAAYGLDDDLRDISEDDRRQGVSNDNLLVWRDEDDNPYESHRLGWRQVEGFEATPIRLGHLITWVSKSFDSPVLAWWAAQQNGLHPRLLKQFEWQMEHSEALHDRARHIWNLILEHHRDPRNRQWNGDWFDLKKRIKAEGWTASVLREFRRVSTPRLEIKPRLGLRQAKPPCAPWEEIHLGDLGQWEVVFLERHNEDVDVPDDLLPQVIGILEEQLNVASGLLGDIENVYFHTPTCYPDREVDGREHITEAAEVVTWFVQLFDRMAAKWPELANAYATTWPVTDRFFFRKLKLYAFSKVDTFEADHVAEEVLSLDQETFWDIDVVRELLFLLVDRWEEFAQENRDQLADRILMGPDQRSYWSEEEFSELRDEFATRYARYLELQGCELTADRCERLADLIRSIPGWSDARATSTVIQRGSRTGWVDTDEKPDAVLDLPVNEVVSRAKEDLKRDFGSFTEKRPFTGLVKANPRKALSALTIAGKADDYPEAFWSSMINELPAGITPRLRRAFLNRVARLPHTVIAKLRHTLGRWLEQNLVAILEFDEALGWAVYDHIVDGILSGGADAAKSGLGEVRQGGKVTQQSRRTFSHANNGPVGMCAEALFRAVPGEEQEASSLIPDCIKSRVEHLFTALGEGADHAVSITTSKLNWLMVVDPSWTEERLIPMLAFEHPASEPAWSGFLRGHVPSPPLAEIIKPILLDLIPWVESLSWDHGLLEAAAQWLGYMRVFYPDEPSGLSRGEMRSVLRTMSDDTRNRFVSWLGLVGQKNENGWTKHVIPVINEDWPRERQYRTSASMRAWIGLLDDTGDSFPAVYKAVKKFLVPVETNDHPFYRFTREISDEKPITALFPEATLDLMNRATPQVLTRPPYELPKVLALIAETEPELTSDPRYLRLIDLVERS; from the coding sequence ATGAGATTCTACCCCGATGGTCCCTCCATACCGGATATCCTTCTAGAACGCTGTGATGCGGGTCGTGTCGTATTTCTGTGCGGTGCCGGAGTTTCGTTGCCATCTGGAATGCCGACTTTTGTAGGCCTCACTCGGTACGTCATAGAGTTCTTTGACCCGCCAGCCGATTCAGAAATCATGACCGCGTTTCGGCCATGGTTGGATAGCCAATCTGCAGCGAATGTCCCACTCGACCAAATCTTCAACCTCCTCCACCTTGAATACGGCAAGGATGAAGTCAACGCTCTGGTCACGGAGCGGCTGAGTGCTCCCCTGAGAACCAACGATTTTGGACGTGAGCACGCTCTGATTAAGCGGATTTCTTCGAGCCAGAACGGCGTGCCCCAGATTGTCACGACCAACTTCGACCGATTGTTTGAGGCCGGACAAGGGGGAGAGCATCTGGTTCGACACGTGCCGCCTGCGTTTCCCGACCTGAACTTCGGATCGAAAATAGAGGGGATCACGTATCTGCACGGGCGGCTGGTGGAAGCAACCTCTGATAGTCATCCCTACGTTCTAAGCAGCGCGGACTTCGGGCGTGCCTACCTCTCCGAAGGATGGGCGACCAACTTCATCAGACACCTCCTCGAACGATATACCGTCGTTTTGGTCGGCTATCAGGCGGAAGACCCACCAATCAAATATCTGCTCCAGGGTCTCAATCATGACGGCCAGTACGATCGGTCTAGGCTCTATGCCTTTGACCGTGGGCTTCCGGAAGAGATCGAAGCCAAGTGGCGTGACCGAGGCGTCACGGCCATAGCTTATTCCGACCATCCGGACTTATGGAGGAGCATGGAAGCCTGGGCCGACCGGGCCGACGATCCGCGCAGATGGCGTGCATCCATAATCGCTAAAAGCCAGCAGGATCCGAAGGTTCTGGGCCCTCATGAGCGTGGCCAAGTTGGTCATGTCCTTCGAACAGTGCAGGGGGCGAGATTGTTCGCGGAGGCTGATCCGCTAGCTCATCCTGAATGGGTTTGTGTGTTGGATGCGAGAGTCCGGTCAGCGAAGCAGAGCCGCGGCTATGGCGACGATGCAGAAGTCTTCGATCCTGCGGCTGCTTATGGACTCGATGATGATCTAAGAGATATCTCTGAGGATGATCGCAGACAGGGGGTCAGCAACGACAATCTCTTGGTTTGGCGCGACGAAGACGACAATCCATATGAGTCTCATCGGTTGGGTTGGCGACAGGTCGAAGGTTTCGAGGCGACCCCGATTAGGCTTGGCCACCTCATCACCTGGGTCAGCAAGTCCTTCGATAGCCCCGTGCTGGCCTGGTGGGCCGCTCAGCAGAACGGACTGCATCCGCGACTGCTGAAACAGTTCGAGTGGCAAATGGAACACTCGGAGGCTCTTCACGATCGTGCTCGTCATATCTGGAACCTGATCCTCGAACACCATCGAGACCCTCGTAATCGTCAGTGGAATGGCGACTGGTTCGACTTGAAGAAGCGGATCAAGGCGGAGGGTTGGACGGCCAGTGTCCTGCGAGAATTCCGGAGAGTTTCGACGCCGCGCTTGGAGATCAAGCCACGGCTTGGCTTGCGGCAGGCCAAACCGCCGTGTGCACCCTGGGAGGAAATTCATCTCGGCGACCTGGGTCAGTGGGAAGTCGTGTTCCTTGAACGGCACAACGAAGATGTAGACGTCCCCGACGATCTGTTGCCACAGGTAATTGGCATTCTAGAGGAACAGCTGAACGTCGCCTCTGGACTACTGGGGGATATCGAGAACGTCTACTTTCATACACCGACCTGCTATCCGGACCGTGAGGTCGATGGGAGAGAGCACATCACGGAAGCCGCAGAGGTCGTGACTTGGTTCGTCCAGCTTTTTGACCGAATGGCTGCCAAGTGGCCAGAACTAGCGAATGCTTATGCAACGACCTGGCCTGTGACAGACCGTTTCTTCTTCCGGAAGCTGAAGCTGTATGCGTTCAGCAAAGTAGACACCTTCGAGGCCGACCATGTTGCCGAAGAAGTCTTGTCCTTAGATCAGGAGACGTTCTGGGACATCGATGTGGTGCGCGAGCTGCTTTTCCTGCTGGTAGACCGGTGGGAGGAGTTCGCCCAGGAGAACCGAGATCAACTCGCCGACCGCATCCTGATGGGCCCCGATCAGCGCTCCTACTGGTCTGAGGAGGAGTTTTCTGAACTGCGAGATGAGTTCGCCACCAGATACGCTCGGTATCTGGAACTACAGGGCTGTGAACTGACGGCAGATCGTTGTGAACGGCTTGCCGATCTGATTAGAAGTATTCCTGGATGGAGCGACGCTCGGGCGACCTCGACGGTGATCCAACGCGGCTCGCGCACCGGTTGGGTCGATACAGACGAGAAACCAGATGCAGTCTTGGACCTTCCCGTAAACGAGGTAGTCTCCAGGGCAAAAGAAGACCTGAAGCGTGACTTTGGCAGCTTTACCGAGAAGCGGCCCTTTACTGGTTTGGTGAAAGCCAATCCGCGCAAGGCATTGTCTGCCCTGACCATTGCCGGAAAGGCTGACGACTATCCAGAGGCGTTCTGGTCGTCGATGATCAATGAACTTCCCGCAGGCATCACGCCCAGGCTGAGACGGGCATTCCTGAACCGGGTAGCGCGACTCCCACATACGGTCATCGCCAAACTACGCCATACCTTGGGCCGATGGCTCGAACAGAACTTGGTCGCGATCCTTGAGTTTGATGAGGCTCTCGGATGGGCAGTCTACGATCACATCGTCGATGGCATTCTGAGCGGCGGAGCAGATGCAGCGAAGAGCGGTCTGGGCGAAGTTCGCCAAGGTGGAAAGGTCACTCAACAGTCCCGGCGCACATTCAGCCATGCGAATAATGGCCCCGTCGGCATGTGTGCTGAGGCCCTTTTCCGTGCTGTGCCCGGAGAGGAGCAGGAGGCCTCTTCACTAATCCCTGATTGCATCAAGTCACGTGTCGAGCATCTCTTTACTGCGCTGGGAGAGGGGGCGGACCATGCTGTGTCGATAACGACTAGCAAACTGAACTGGCTCATGGTTGTAGACCCCAGTTGGACTGAAGAACGCCTTATCCCCATGTTGGCCTTCGAGCATCCCGCTTCGGAACCAGCTTGGAGCGGTTTTCTTCGTGGCCACGTGCCTTCGCCCCCGTTGGCCGAGATCATTAAGCCGATTCTGCTTGACCTCATCCCGTGGGTCGAAAGCCTTTCCTGGGATCACGGACTTTTAGAGGCGGCCGCCCAGTGGCTAGGCTACATGAGGGTGTTTTACCCAGATGAGCCAAGTGGTCTTTCACGAGGAGAAATGCGTTCGGTCTTGCGAACGATGTCTGACGATACTCGGAATCGGTTCGTTTCCTGGTTGGGGCTGGTTGGGCAGAAAAACGAGAACGGCTGGACCAAACACGTCATCCCCGTAATCAACGAAGACTGGCCGAGAGAACGCCAATACAGAACTTCTGCATCGATGAGGGCGTGGATTGGCCTGCTTGATGACACCGGCGATAGCTTCCCGGCCGTCTACAAAGCGGTGAAGAAGTTCTTGGTGCCGGTTGAGACAAACGACCATCCGTTCTACCGGTTCACCCGAGAGATTAGTGATGAGAAGCCGATTACCGCTCTATTCCCTGAAGCGACGCTGGATTTGATGAACAGAGCCACACCTCAGGTCCTCACCCGACCGCCGTACGAGTTACCGAAGGTGCTAGCACTGATAGCGGAAACCGAACCTGAGCTGACATCAGATCCACGCTATTTGCGCCTTATAGATCTTGTCGAACGAAGTTAG
- the panC gene encoding pantoate--beta-alanine ligase, giving the protein MITTDSIQTLLKALQNARDQKKRIGLVPTMGNLHEGHISLLELARRESDFVVTSLFVNPMQFGPQEDLQSYPRTPSADQKALSRAGCAALFAPSVKEMYPNGLSNHCSVLVPGVSGGLCGESRPGHFQGVATVVTKLFNIVQPDIAVFGQKDYQQLAVIRAFTQDLNFATRILAAPTFRAPDGLALSSRNGYLSPVERDIAPLLYRCIRQIAEAVEQGERDYASLIKDGKTMLEGAGFRMDYLEIRAARTLEAPAQQDKSLVILVAAFIGTTRLIDNIECCLP; this is encoded by the coding sequence ATGATCACAACTGACAGCATCCAGACATTGCTCAAAGCGCTGCAGAACGCGCGCGATCAAAAGAAACGCATCGGGTTGGTACCGACAATGGGCAACCTGCATGAAGGGCACATCTCGCTACTGGAGTTGGCACGGCGGGAAAGCGATTTCGTCGTCACCAGTCTCTTCGTCAATCCAATGCAGTTCGGTCCCCAGGAAGATCTTCAGAGTTACCCCCGAACCCCTTCTGCAGATCAGAAGGCACTGTCCCGAGCTGGCTGCGCCGCGCTCTTCGCTCCAAGCGTGAAAGAGATGTACCCGAATGGGTTGAGCAACCACTGCAGTGTGCTTGTTCCCGGCGTTTCGGGAGGACTCTGCGGCGAAAGTCGACCGGGGCACTTTCAAGGCGTGGCGACTGTGGTGACCAAGCTGTTCAATATCGTTCAACCCGATATTGCGGTGTTTGGCCAGAAAGACTACCAACAGCTCGCCGTAATTCGGGCATTCACCCAAGACTTGAATTTCGCCACTCGCATACTCGCCGCGCCCACTTTTCGTGCGCCCGACGGGCTGGCACTGTCCTCACGGAATGGGTATCTAAGCCCTGTCGAACGCGACATCGCCCCCCTGCTCTACCGCTGCATCAGGCAAATCGCGGAAGCTGTCGAACAAGGCGAGCGCGACTACGCCTCACTCATCAAAGATGGCAAGACCATGCTGGAGGGAGCCGGATTCCGGATGGATTACCTTGAAATCCGTGCAGCACGAACACTTGAAGCACCCGCCCAACAGGACAAATCGCTGGTCATCCTCGTCGCCGCATTTATCGGTACTACACGCCTGATTGACAATATCGAGTGCTGCTTGCCCTGA
- a CDS encoding metalloregulator ArsR/SmtB family transcription factor: protein MARVNEELAALNWGQFSPLADPTRRAIFTRLMEHPAAVKVLAAEMPISQPAISQHLKVLKEANLILDQRQGRYRLYSANPQALEALSLQFGQLRDYLLEDGEPQGATPGEFDSVDRAMQQWARLWPEHDPLSVGLIVRLRLVARHLERLSELTASRHHLNVVQVLLLATLDRIEPPHESTLTELSKVSFMSLPATARYLDQTEKRGLISRRPDENDARSNLIRITEKGREVLHKIMNSQRQHEHAPVYKMAGDDQLRLARMLRSLMRDLGDIQG, encoded by the coding sequence ATGGCACGAGTCAATGAAGAGCTGGCGGCGCTCAACTGGGGGCAGTTCAGCCCGCTGGCTGACCCGACCCGCCGCGCGATTTTCACCCGCCTGATGGAGCACCCTGCAGCCGTCAAGGTGCTTGCGGCGGAAATGCCGATCTCCCAGCCAGCCATCTCTCAGCATCTGAAGGTACTCAAGGAAGCCAACCTTATTCTCGACCAGCGCCAGGGCCGATATCGATTGTATTCGGCCAATCCCCAGGCACTGGAGGCTCTTTCCTTGCAGTTCGGCCAGTTGCGCGACTACCTGCTGGAGGATGGCGAACCGCAAGGCGCCACGCCAGGAGAATTCGATTCAGTGGATCGCGCCATGCAACAGTGGGCGCGGCTATGGCCGGAGCACGATCCGCTGAGCGTCGGACTGATTGTGCGCTTACGCTTGGTAGCTCGGCATCTGGAGCGGCTGTCTGAGCTGACTGCCTCACGCCACCACCTTAACGTCGTGCAGGTGCTGCTACTGGCCACCCTGGACCGCATCGAGCCGCCTCATGAGAGCACCCTTACTGAGCTGTCAAAGGTCAGTTTCATGTCGCTACCGGCCACCGCACGCTACCTCGACCAGACTGAGAAGCGCGGCCTTATTAGCCGCAGGCCGGACGAGAATGACGCTCGTTCTAACCTGATTCGCATCACTGAAAAAGGGCGCGAGGTGCTGCACAAGATCATGAACTCGCAGCGCCAGCACGAACATGCGCCGGTGTACAAGATGGCGGGAGACGACCAACTGCGTCTTGCCAGGATGCTGCGCTCGCTAATGCGCGATCTGGGTGATATCCAGGGGTGA
- a CDS encoding electron transfer flavoprotein subunit alpha/FixB family protein, producing MAILVIAEHTNAALAAATLNTVAAAAKIGGDIHVLVAGANAAAAAEAAAKIAGVAKVLVADNAAYAHQLPENVAPLIALLVKEQGDKGYSHILAAATSNGKNILPRVAALLDVDQISEIIAVESADTFKRPIYAGNAIATVQSSASVKVITVRSTGFDSVAAEGGSAAVEAVSGSADAGKSAFVGEELAKSDRPELTAAKIVVSGGRGMQNGDNFKLLYSLADKLGAGVGASRAAVDAGFVPNDMQVGQTGKIVAPQLYIAVGISGAIQHLAGMKDSKVIVAINKDEEAPIFQVADYGLVADLFEAVPELEGVV from the coding sequence ATGGCTATCCTGGTTATCGCTGAACACACCAACGCCGCGCTGGCTGCCGCCACCCTGAACACCGTGGCTGCTGCCGCCAAGATCGGTGGTGATATCCACGTGCTGGTTGCCGGCGCCAACGCCGCTGCCGCTGCCGAAGCCGCTGCCAAGATCGCTGGCGTAGCCAAGGTCCTGGTTGCCGACAACGCCGCTTACGCTCACCAGCTGCCGGAAAACGTCGCTCCGCTGATCGCGCTGCTTGTAAAAGAGCAGGGGGACAAGGGCTACAGCCACATCCTGGCTGCTGCCACCAGCAACGGCAAGAACATCCTGCCGCGCGTTGCCGCCTTGCTGGATGTCGATCAGATCTCCGAGATCATCGCCGTTGAAAGCGCCGACACCTTCAAGCGTCCGATCTATGCCGGTAACGCCATCGCTACCGTGCAGTCCTCGGCTTCCGTGAAAGTGATCACCGTGCGTTCCACCGGTTTCGACTCGGTTGCTGCCGAAGGCGGCTCCGCTGCCGTTGAAGCCGTGAGCGGCTCGGCTGACGCAGGCAAGTCCGCCTTCGTGGGTGAAGAACTGGCCAAGTCCGATCGCCCGGAACTGACCGCTGCCAAGATCGTCGTTTCCGGCGGCCGCGGCATGCAGAACGGCGACAACTTCAAGCTGCTCTATAGCCTGGCCGACAAGCTCGGCGCAGGTGTCGGCGCTTCCCGTGCCGCCGTCGACGCCGGTTTCGTACCGAATGACATGCAGGTCGGTCAGACCGGCAAGATCGTTGCCCCGCAGCTGTACATCGCCGTGGGCATCTCTGGTGCCATCCAGCACCTGGCCGGTATGAAGGACTCCAAGGTCATCGTCGCGATCAACAAGGACGAAGAAGCCCCGATTTTCCAGGTGGCTGACTACGGCCTGGTGGCTGATCTGTTCGAGGCGGTGCCGGAGCTAGAAGGCGTGGTCTGA